From Marivirga harenae, one genomic window encodes:
- a CDS encoding carboxy terminal-processing peptidase: MKKILIIIVIFLFNYAGWAQNEKFAKLSPTQDQSMEARLVAGLLTQYHYEKVPIDDELSTIIYDDYLSSLDVNKHYFLKKDIEAFKKYRERLDDHIKLGYLLPPYEIFNVFRERFMERMDYVENNLSFDFDYEAEEYLTINSDSLDYANSEEELNDRWRKLIKSQALDLKLDEKADTTIQRLLKERYSRLEKTIGDYESRDVFQLYMNTFAESFDPHSSYFSPITSENFKIRMSQSLEGIGATLTTDGNYTRVASVVPGGPAFESKVINTDDKILAVAQGVEGEFVDITGWRLDDVVQKIRGPKGTIVRLQIIEAGQSVSAGVPMEITIVRDKIKLDNQVPYAEIREVYRDGNQYNVGIITIPSFYMNFEDMRAGVKDYGSTTRDVKAILDTIKGKVDGIVVDLRSNGGGSLQEAIELSGLFISEGPVVQIRDSDGSIEVGKDEDEEIYYGGPLTILTNRFSASASEIFSGAIQDYKRGVIVGENTFGKGTVQNLISLNQFVPKVEDTLGQVKLTLAKYYRVNGSSTQHKGVRPDIKMPSPYTAKAFGESSYQRALEWDQIESSNFTPSNDIDPNIIAKLNEKHEKRLNEEQYLRNLKNEVDEAVNQQSMYRISLNIEKRKAENEAAMDRRNAANELNEKISADPELINKINTDGEIKDPYLREGVVVLADLIALGIG; this comes from the coding sequence ATGAAGAAGATACTTATAATTATAGTTATTTTCCTGTTTAACTATGCAGGATGGGCGCAAAACGAAAAATTCGCGAAATTAAGCCCCACTCAAGATCAGTCAATGGAAGCAAGATTGGTTGCAGGATTATTGACTCAATACCATTATGAAAAGGTTCCTATTGACGATGAGCTTTCCACTATTATCTATGATGACTATTTATCTTCGCTAGACGTCAATAAGCATTATTTTCTCAAAAAAGATATCGAAGCCTTCAAAAAATATAGGGAGCGTTTGGATGACCATATTAAATTAGGTTATCTATTACCACCTTACGAAATATTCAATGTATTTCGTGAAAGGTTTATGGAGAGAATGGACTATGTAGAAAATAACCTTTCATTTGATTTTGACTATGAAGCAGAAGAGTATTTAACAATTAATTCAGACTCTCTTGACTATGCCAATTCTGAAGAAGAATTAAACGATAGATGGAGAAAATTAATAAAAAGTCAAGCCCTAGATTTAAAATTGGACGAAAAAGCTGACACTACCATTCAAAGGCTTTTGAAAGAACGATATTCAAGATTAGAAAAAACTATAGGAGATTACGAAAGTAGAGACGTTTTCCAGCTCTATATGAATACTTTTGCAGAAAGTTTTGATCCTCACAGTAGTTACTTTTCACCTATTACTTCCGAAAATTTCAAAATACGAATGAGCCAATCTTTAGAAGGGATTGGTGCAACATTAACCACTGATGGAAATTATACTCGTGTTGCTTCAGTAGTGCCAGGAGGCCCAGCCTTTGAAAGTAAGGTCATCAATACAGATGATAAAATATTAGCAGTGGCACAAGGCGTAGAAGGCGAATTTGTGGATATCACAGGTTGGAGATTAGATGATGTTGTTCAAAAAATTAGAGGCCCAAAAGGAACAATTGTTAGACTCCAAATCATTGAAGCTGGCCAATCAGTATCTGCGGGTGTTCCAATGGAAATCACCATAGTTAGAGATAAGATTAAATTAGATAATCAAGTGCCTTATGCTGAGATAAGAGAAGTATATCGTGACGGAAATCAGTATAATGTAGGCATTATCACTATTCCATCATTCTACATGAACTTTGAGGACATGAGAGCCGGTGTCAAGGATTATGGAAGTACTACAAGGGATGTAAAAGCTATTCTTGATACCATCAAGGGAAAGGTAGATGGAATTGTAGTCGATTTGCGTTCAAATGGCGGTGGCTCCCTTCAAGAAGCTATAGAATTAAGCGGTTTGTTTATTAGTGAAGGACCGGTGGTACAGATTAGAGATTCTGATGGGAGTATAGAAGTTGGTAAAGATGAAGACGAAGAAATTTACTATGGTGGGCCATTAACCATTTTAACGAACAGATTTAGTGCATCTGCATCAGAGATTTTCTCAGGAGCTATTCAGGACTATAAAAGGGGAGTGATTGTAGGGGAAAATACTTTCGGCAAAGGAACCGTCCAAAATCTTATTTCTTTGAATCAATTTGTCCCTAAAGTAGAAGATACACTAGGCCAAGTCAAACTAACTTTAGCCAAGTATTATAGGGTGAATGGAAGCAGTACGCAACATAAGGGTGTGCGTCCGGACATCAAGATGCCTTCTCCGTACACTGCCAAAGCATTTGGAGAAAGCTCTTATCAGCGTGCGTTGGAATGGGATCAAATTGAAAGTTCGAATTTCACTCCATCGAATGATATAGATCCTAACATTATAGCTAAGCTCAACGAGAAACATGAGAAGCGATTAAATGAGGAGCAATATTTAAGAAATTTGAAAAATGAGGTTGATGAAGCAGTTAATCAGCAGAGCATGTACAGAATCAGCTTAAATATTGAAAAACGAAAAGCTGAAAATGAGGCTGCTATGGACCGAAGAAATGCAGCAAATGAATTGAATGAGAAGATTTCAGCAGATCCTGAACTAATAAATAAAATTAATACAGATGGGGAAATCAAAGATCCTTATCTAAGAGAAGGAGTAGTGGTATTAGCTGATTTAATTGCGCTCGGTATTGGTTGA
- a CDS encoding serine hydrolase domain-containing protein, protein MKKSTIIIAIVLGVTAISFAFYTTSEVAFTRSVDADSHTQLNYLNFNLVSPAPVMDTADFSQEFDESINKFLRRWDIKGASVAVMKDNRLIYSKGYGLTNLETQESVKTQHLFRIASASKLVTAITIMKMVDDGIIDLEENVFGKEGIFSHFTEIKDKNHSKIKVKHLLNHKGGWSWRDGDFMFQASKIKRIMNLEGPPTDDDIIEFVLEHRRLRYRPGTQYAYSNFGYMLLGKIIEQKTGATYENYVIDNILEPNGIFGMRISGNYEWERRPFEVHYYNHPGAYQFESYDGNYQSVEKPYGGSDINTLGAAGGWIANASQLAKLVSLVDPNSTYQLLSEESREMMVNGNRYTDAFGWKGARGDNYWRTGTLAGSACFINRKDDGYTYAVVLNSSVWMGHRFNRYIKWMMDKSISDLDNHQLNLFYQNHNSFSILPNAI, encoded by the coding sequence TTGAAGAAGAGTACAATTATAATTGCAATAGTATTAGGGGTAACTGCAATTAGTTTTGCCTTTTATACCACGTCAGAGGTCGCTTTCACTCGTTCCGTTGATGCAGACTCCCATACCCAACTAAATTACCTTAATTTTAATCTTGTTAGTCCTGCTCCTGTAATGGACACCGCTGATTTTAGTCAGGAATTTGATGAAAGTATTAATAAATTTTTAAGACGATGGGATATTAAGGGGGCTTCCGTAGCGGTAATGAAAGACAACCGGTTGATTTATTCAAAGGGATATGGTTTGACCAATCTTGAAACCCAAGAGTCCGTAAAAACTCAACATTTATTTAGAATCGCGAGTGCTTCGAAACTGGTAACTGCCATTACTATTATGAAAATGGTAGATGATGGAATTATTGACTTGGAGGAAAACGTATTTGGAAAAGAGGGGATCTTTTCCCATTTCACAGAAATAAAAGACAAAAACCATAGTAAGATAAAAGTAAAACACCTATTAAATCATAAAGGAGGTTGGAGTTGGCGAGACGGTGATTTTATGTTTCAGGCTTCGAAAATCAAAAGAATTATGAATCTTGAAGGGCCCCCAACTGATGATGATATCATAGAATTTGTATTAGAACACAGACGGTTGAGATATAGACCGGGCACCCAATATGCATATTCTAATTTTGGATATATGCTTTTAGGCAAGATTATTGAACAGAAAACTGGAGCCACTTATGAGAATTATGTGATTGATAATATTTTAGAACCAAATGGGATATTTGGTATGAGGATTTCTGGCAATTATGAGTGGGAGAGGAGACCTTTCGAAGTACACTACTATAATCATCCAGGTGCTTACCAATTTGAGTCCTACGATGGTAATTATCAGTCAGTCGAAAAACCCTACGGAGGCAGTGATATCAATACTTTAGGTGCGGCAGGAGGGTGGATTGCCAATGCATCACAATTGGCGAAATTAGTAAGCCTTGTAGATCCAAATAGTACTTACCAACTACTTTCTGAAGAGAGTCGTGAAATGATGGTAAATGGGAATCGGTATACAGATGCATTTGGTTGGAAAGGGGCTAGAGGTGATAATTACTGGAGAACTGGAACATTAGCTGGATCAGCGTGTTTTATAAACAGAAAAGATGACGGTTATACATATGCTGTTGTTTTAAATTCCAGTGTCTGGATGGGACATAGGTTTAACCGATATATCAAATGGATGATGGATAAGTCGATTTCTGATTTGGATAATCATCAACTAAATTTGTTTTATCAAAATCATAATTCATTTAGTATATTACCAAATGCAATTTGA
- a CDS encoding lycopene cyclase family protein produces the protein MKYDYIIGGAGLAGLTLAWQMIESKLLENKQLLLIDADSKQSNDRTWSFWSEPKIWITDLPIKQSWDRAIVRGKDFDLTQSLSPYRYYNIRGIDYYQFVFNKLNKHPQITFIQEVIVSEDEENKCVHTEKTSFYYDSYFFKSYFFPDQLKLMNRSGKHFIWQHFYGWKIQTDHAVFNPSEITYMDMQVPEVKGGLSFAYILPTSEDQALVEFTLFSADLWTKEEYETALKNYIHQNLGLQDFKVLDEEFNKIPMTTAILSKRNKSIVPIGTIAGTVKPSTGYSFVRNFYHIQQIIKVLEGKSNNFDIKSSSRFRFYDEVLLNVLITEKRTGHEVFGNLYKKNKLPLLLKFLNEDTNLLEDLKIMNTVPKWSFINAVAEEVIS, from the coding sequence ATGAAATATGACTACATCATAGGAGGAGCTGGCTTGGCTGGCTTAACATTAGCTTGGCAAATGATTGAAAGCAAACTACTTGAAAATAAACAATTGCTTTTGATTGACGCTGATTCTAAACAAAGCAATGACAGAACTTGGAGCTTTTGGTCAGAGCCAAAGATATGGATCACAGATTTACCTATAAAACAATCTTGGGATCGGGCAATTGTAAGAGGAAAAGACTTTGATTTGACTCAATCCTTGTCTCCTTATCGTTACTATAACATCAGAGGTATTGATTACTACCAGTTTGTATTCAACAAATTAAACAAACACCCTCAAATAACTTTTATTCAGGAGGTTATAGTGTCAGAGGACGAAGAAAATAAATGTGTACATACTGAGAAAACCAGCTTTTATTATGATTCCTATTTCTTCAAGTCGTATTTCTTTCCTGATCAATTAAAGTTAATGAATAGATCAGGAAAGCATTTTATATGGCAACATTTCTATGGATGGAAAATACAAACAGATCATGCTGTTTTTAATCCTAGTGAAATCACATATATGGATATGCAAGTACCTGAAGTAAAGGGAGGTTTAAGTTTTGCCTATATTTTGCCTACCTCAGAAGATCAAGCCTTGGTGGAATTCACCTTGTTTTCCGCTGATTTATGGACGAAAGAAGAATATGAAACAGCCTTAAAAAATTATATACATCAAAATTTAGGACTTCAGGATTTTAAAGTTCTGGACGAAGAGTTTAATAAAATCCCGATGACTACTGCGATTCTATCGAAAAGGAACAAAAGCATCGTGCCAATTGGCACTATCGCAGGAACAGTGAAACCAAGCACTGGATATAGTTTTGTCAGAAATTTCTATCATATACAGCAAATAATTAAGGTTCTAGAAGGAAAGTCAAATAATTTTGACATAAAAAGCTCTAGCAGATTTAGATTTTATGATGAAGTCTTGCTGAATGTTTTGATTACAGAAAAGCGTACAGGCCATGAAGTGTTCGGAAATTTATATAAAAAGAATAAACTGCCGCTTCTACTTAAGTTTCTTAATGAGGACACTAATCTCTTGGAAGATTTAAAAATTATGAATACTGTGCCCAAATGGTCCTTTATAAATGCAGTGGCTGAAGAAGTGATCTCTTAA
- a CDS encoding sensor histidine kinase: MRKYFNYSIFLTLFSLLLLVSLQPLKASLGVSMPVQENHMVMSNLIEIDPVKLTAAIQSISLTILSIGIFGIAFSFINLGSKRIKRHNNYLESLVKDRTKTLEHQHNQLKAQNEAYREALALIQDQKEEIETAQQDLLQKNADITDAFEEIQSQNEKLDHERNKLEQAKRIIQEQNKKLFNIARNLDQQVQDRTRELSKSNNLLLEKNKELDEFIYKSAHDLRGPIARFKGLSQLIQMEYEQDNDISDHLNHLRHSANHMDDMLKRLSNVYEISARPISVQKINIDMILETVFERLNGEEENLGSVAIEVDNRAKELVQIDPSLLHLILKNLIGNAVRFADPLKLQKWVKVKIEMLDKNLVISVKDNGIGIKKDQKDNIFNLFYVGSEIPKGPGLGLYICKIITNKLNGDINLNYSDVEKETEFRTSIPIKL; the protein is encoded by the coding sequence GTGAGAAAATATTTCAACTATTCCATTTTTTTAACGCTTTTTAGCTTATTGCTTTTGGTTTCCCTACAGCCCTTGAAGGCTTCACTTGGTGTTTCAATGCCAGTTCAGGAAAATCATATGGTAATGAGCAATTTAATTGAAATAGATCCAGTAAAACTTACAGCCGCAATTCAAAGCATATCACTTACGATTTTGAGTATCGGGATATTTGGTATCGCCTTTAGTTTCATAAATCTTGGTTCAAAAAGAATTAAAAGACATAATAATTATTTAGAAAGCCTTGTCAAAGACAGGACTAAGACCTTGGAGCACCAACATAATCAGTTGAAAGCTCAAAATGAAGCTTACCGTGAAGCTTTAGCGCTTATTCAAGATCAGAAAGAGGAAATTGAGACCGCTCAACAAGATCTACTTCAGAAAAACGCAGATATAACAGATGCGTTTGAAGAGATTCAGTCTCAAAACGAAAAGTTAGATCATGAGCGCAATAAACTCGAGCAGGCGAAGAGGATAATTCAAGAACAAAATAAAAAGCTTTTCAATATTGCTAGAAATCTAGATCAACAAGTTCAGGATAGAACAAGAGAGTTATCTAAATCAAATAATCTATTATTAGAAAAGAATAAAGAGCTAGACGAATTCATTTACAAATCAGCACATGATTTAAGAGGACCAATTGCAAGGTTTAAAGGATTAAGTCAGCTTATTCAAATGGAATATGAGCAAGACAATGATATTTCAGATCACTTAAATCATCTTAGACATTCTGCAAATCATATGGACGATATGCTGAAAAGGTTAAGCAATGTCTATGAAATCAGTGCCAGACCTATAAGTGTTCAAAAGATCAATATTGACATGATTTTGGAAACTGTTTTTGAAAGACTGAATGGCGAGGAAGAAAACCTGGGAAGTGTCGCGATCGAGGTAGATAATAGAGCGAAAGAGCTCGTACAAATTGATCCTAGCTTACTTCATTTAATTCTTAAAAACCTTATCGGCAATGCCGTGAGATTTGCCGATCCACTTAAATTACAGAAGTGGGTTAAAGTAAAGATTGAAATGCTGGATAAAAACTTGGTTATCAGCGTAAAAGATAATGGAATTGGAATTAAAAAAGATCAGAAAGATAATATTTTCAACCTTTTCTATGTCGGTTCTGAGATACCTAAAGGACCAGGTTTAGGTTTATATATCTGTAAAATTATTACCAATAAGCTCAACGGTGATATCAACTTAAATTACTCCGATGTTGAAAAGGAAACCGAGTTTAGGACATCTATTCCCATCAAACTTTAA
- the ffh gene encoding signal recognition particle protein gives MFDNLSYKLDRAFKTLKGQGQITEVNVATTVKEIRRALVDADVNFKVAKEVTDRIKEEALGRDVLISVSPGQLLVKITQEELAKMMGEKQEDISIEGSPATILISGLQGSGKTTFSGKLANRLKKQGKQVLLAACDIYRPAAIDQLKVLGEQIGVEVYAEPENKDAVKIANNAIKFAKDNGKSIVIVDTAGRLAVDETMMKEISSLKKELKPSETLFVVDSMTGQDAVNTAKTFNEQLDFDGVVLTKLDGDTRGGAALSIRNVVEKPIKFVSSGEKMDAIDLFYPDRMAQRILGMGDVVSLVEKAQETFDQEETNRLSKKIRKNQFDFEDFLSQLQQIKKMGNVKDLLGMLPGMGKQIKDMDIDDDAFKPVEAIIRSMTTEERTNPELMNASRKQRIANGSGTSVQEINNLLKQFKDMRKMMKTMNKMSGSKRGLAGFNPFGK, from the coding sequence ATGTTCGATAATCTCAGTTATAAGTTAGATCGCGCTTTTAAAACCCTCAAGGGACAGGGACAAATAACGGAAGTAAATGTAGCTACTACAGTTAAGGAAATTAGAAGAGCATTGGTTGATGCCGATGTAAATTTCAAAGTGGCTAAAGAAGTGACAGACAGAATTAAGGAAGAAGCTTTAGGTCGTGATGTACTTATTTCAGTTTCCCCTGGTCAGCTCTTAGTCAAAATTACCCAAGAGGAATTGGCTAAAATGATGGGGGAGAAGCAAGAGGACATTAGTATTGAAGGTTCTCCTGCCACCATATTAATATCTGGTCTTCAAGGATCCGGTAAAACTACATTTTCTGGAAAACTAGCAAATAGACTTAAAAAACAAGGTAAGCAAGTACTATTAGCTGCTTGTGATATTTATAGACCTGCCGCTATTGACCAATTAAAGGTACTGGGTGAACAAATTGGAGTGGAAGTTTATGCAGAACCTGAGAATAAAGATGCTGTTAAAATCGCAAATAATGCCATTAAATTTGCTAAAGATAATGGGAAGAGCATTGTTATAGTAGATACTGCTGGACGTTTAGCTGTGGACGAAACGATGATGAAAGAGATTTCGAGCTTGAAAAAAGAGCTGAAGCCCTCTGAAACATTATTTGTAGTGGATTCCATGACAGGTCAGGATGCTGTAAATACTGCTAAAACATTTAATGAGCAACTTGATTTTGACGGTGTAGTTCTTACAAAATTAGACGGTGATACTCGTGGTGGTGCGGCTTTGTCAATTCGAAATGTTGTTGAAAAACCTATAAAATTTGTCAGTAGTGGAGAAAAAATGGATGCTATTGACCTTTTCTATCCGGACAGGATGGCTCAGAGAATTTTGGGTATGGGTGATGTTGTTTCTTTGGTTGAAAAGGCTCAAGAAACATTCGATCAGGAAGAAACCAACAGACTATCTAAGAAGATTCGGAAAAACCAATTTGATTTTGAAGATTTCCTTTCTCAATTACAGCAGATCAAGAAAATGGGAAATGTCAAAGACCTGTTGGGAATGTTGCCGGGCATGGGTAAACAAATAAAGGATATGGATATTGATGATGATGCTTTTAAGCCTGTTGAAGCAATAATACGATCCATGACCACCGAGGAGAGAACTAATCCTGAATTGATGAATGCTAGCAGGAAACAAAGAATAGCCAATGGTAGTGGGACTTCTGTTCAAGAAATCAATAACCTTTTGAAACAATTTAAGGATATGAGGAAGATGATGAAGACCATGAATAAAATGAGCGGTAGCAAAAGAGGATTAGCCGGATTTAATCCTTTCGGTAAATAA
- a CDS encoding tetratricopeptide repeat protein has translation MSFLSCSNKEQRQESLIQKGYQSLDKRQSKQAIDYFESAIDLNNENASAWNGLGVAHYQDGHPYEAIQAFGKALQYNPEYTRAYYNRSNAFYQTGEYYRSLDDLEPVLKVYQDSAFTHLAKGLALVGLKNYEEAELSFTTALKLDDNNAEIQTNLAAVHYYKEEYKIAVKYLNDALEINPQEANAWNLLSLIQSEQENFDEALASVNKALELQANQPYYLNNRGYIYTFLGDFDKAYADLRKSIVTDEKNPYVYRNLGILALKKGEFEEAIRQLQNSLERKKDLPSANYYLGEALRKNDQLPEACSAFVKSAELGDEKGVKALNTYCKE, from the coding sequence ATGAGTTTTTTGTCCTGTTCAAACAAAGAACAGAGACAAGAAAGCTTAATTCAGAAAGGCTATCAATCTTTAGACAAAAGACAAAGTAAGCAAGCCATAGACTATTTTGAAAGTGCTATTGATCTTAATAATGAGAATGCTTCTGCCTGGAATGGCTTAGGAGTAGCGCATTATCAAGATGGTCACCCATATGAAGCTATTCAAGCGTTCGGCAAAGCATTGCAATATAATCCAGAATACACTAGGGCTTATTACAATAGAAGTAATGCCTTTTATCAAACAGGAGAATATTACCGATCTCTGGATGACCTGGAGCCGGTATTGAAGGTTTATCAGGATTCCGCTTTTACTCATTTGGCTAAGGGGTTGGCTTTGGTAGGTTTGAAAAACTATGAGGAAGCAGAACTATCATTTACAACCGCTTTAAAGCTTGATGATAACAATGCCGAAATACAGACAAATTTGGCGGCTGTACACTACTATAAGGAAGAATATAAGATAGCGGTAAAATATTTAAATGATGCATTGGAAATAAATCCGCAAGAAGCAAATGCCTGGAACCTATTATCTTTAATTCAATCTGAGCAAGAAAATTTTGATGAAGCGTTGGCTTCAGTGAATAAAGCATTGGAGCTTCAGGCCAATCAGCCATATTATTTGAACAATAGGGGGTACATCTATACTTTTCTAGGTGATTTTGATAAGGCTTATGCAGATCTAAGGAAAAGTATTGTAACAGATGAAAAGAACCCATATGTTTATAGAAACTTAGGAATACTTGCGCTAAAGAAAGGAGAGTTCGAAGAAGCTATTCGACAGTTACAAAACTCCTTGGAAAGGAAAAAAGACCTACCATCAGCCAACTATTATTTAGGAGAAGCATTAAGAAAGAATGACCAACTACCTGAAGCTTGCAGCGCATTTGTGAAATCGGCAGAGTTAGGAGACGAAAAAGGAGTGAAAGCACTAAACACATACTGCAAGGAATAA
- a CDS encoding DEAD/DEAH box helicase, giving the protein MPKDTSLEGLKRKSLSKKEVSKIVIQKMTFKELGISSKLVQGLSELNINTPTKIQELVISHLLQNNGDLVAQAQTGTGKTAAFGLPILERINLKEDKIQAVILSPTRELAQQIKHQLFKFTKYSDKVFMEVVFGGEKIERQIQNLKRPTHILVATPGRLADLIRRKAVDIRQAQLMVLDEADEMLSMGFKKELEFILTTMKQQKNIWLFSATIPSDIKYIINQYLDPKAKQIQASGNELVNEKIMHQYVPCDADEKMMVLDYFLKTQKNERGIIFCNTKNAARTLHEQLKARKLPSGILEGDMHQKDRDKEMRAFKSKKLDLLIATDVAARGIDVANLAFVVHFEIPKQIDYYIHRSGRTARAGKTGISMALCTKNEVTQIKKIQQELGLKIKQVPFG; this is encoded by the coding sequence ATGCCAAAAGACACAAGCCTGGAGGGTTTAAAAAGAAAAAGTCTTTCAAAAAAAGAAGTAAGTAAAATAGTTATACAGAAAATGACATTCAAAGAGTTAGGAATATCCAGTAAATTGGTTCAAGGTTTATCGGAATTGAATATTAACACCCCAACCAAAATCCAAGAACTGGTGATCAGCCATCTCCTGCAGAACAATGGTGATTTAGTTGCTCAGGCACAAACAGGCACGGGAAAAACGGCCGCTTTTGGTTTACCTATTTTGGAGCGAATTAACCTTAAAGAAGATAAAATCCAAGCAGTTATTTTATCTCCTACACGAGAATTGGCACAACAAATCAAGCATCAGCTTTTCAAGTTTACAAAGTACTCAGATAAAGTATTTATGGAGGTAGTCTTCGGGGGTGAAAAGATTGAAAGACAAATACAAAACCTAAAAAGACCTACACACATATTAGTGGCCACACCGGGTAGACTAGCAGATTTAATAAGAAGAAAAGCAGTGGACATTCGCCAAGCTCAATTGATGGTGTTAGATGAGGCTGACGAAATGTTGAGCATGGGGTTCAAAAAGGAATTAGAATTCATTTTGACGACCATGAAACAGCAAAAAAACATCTGGTTGTTTTCAGCTACAATCCCATCGGATATCAAATACATCATCAACCAATATTTAGATCCCAAAGCAAAGCAAATTCAAGCTTCGGGTAATGAACTAGTGAATGAGAAAATCATGCATCAATATGTTCCTTGTGATGCAGATGAAAAAATGATGGTGCTGGATTACTTCCTAAAAACTCAGAAAAATGAGAGAGGGATTATTTTTTGCAATACTAAAAATGCGGCAAGAACGCTTCATGAGCAATTGAAGGCAAGAAAACTTCCGTCCGGAATTTTAGAAGGTGATATGCACCAAAAGGATAGGGATAAAGAAATGAGAGCTTTTAAAAGTAAAAAGCTTGATTTATTAATTGCCACTGATGTGGCAGCTAGGGGTATTGATGTAGCAAATTTGGCTTTCGTTGTGCACTTTGAAATCCCAAAACAAATTGATTACTACATTCATAGAAGTGGAAGAACTGCTAGAGCAGGCAAGACTGGCATTAGCATGGCCCTTTGTACAAAAAATGAAGTAACACAAATCAAAAAAATTCAGCAAGAGTTAGGGCTTAAAATAAAGCAGGTCCCTTTTGGTTGA
- a CDS encoding DEAD/DEAH box helicase: MEFKELDFHPTLSEGLEMMGFHKATPIQTEAIPKILDGKDLIACAQTGTGKTAAFVLPILHKIAAGEESKGVNTLIIAPTRELVQQIDQQIEGFSYFTNSSSIAIYGGGDGAAWEQQKKAIRAGVDILVATPGRLIALLNSNETQLDNVQHLILDEADRMLDMGFHDDIMRIVKQLPEKRQTLLFSATMPPKIKKLAGAILNNPEEISLSISKPAAGISQKAFLTFDDQKTPLLKFILGSGIYETAIVFAGKKDKVKSLERELKNIGMSVKAFSSDLDQSEREVIMRDFRSKKVQVLIGTDIISRGIDVENISLVVNYDVPGDPEDYVHRIGRTARAATKGEAMTFVNNADMEKFNRIEALIEKSIMKTNSLPNQIGQGPEYQENAKRHKPGGFKKKKSFKKRSK; this comes from the coding sequence TTGGAATTTAAAGAATTAGATTTTCATCCTACACTGAGTGAAGGTTTGGAAATGATGGGCTTCCATAAAGCCACACCCATTCAAACTGAAGCTATCCCCAAAATATTAGACGGTAAAGATTTAATAGCATGCGCTCAAACAGGTACGGGTAAAACTGCAGCCTTCGTCTTGCCTATTCTTCATAAAATTGCGGCTGGAGAGGAAAGCAAAGGAGTAAATACGTTAATTATTGCGCCAACTAGAGAGCTGGTTCAACAAATAGATCAACAAATAGAAGGGTTTTCGTATTTTACTAATTCAAGTAGTATAGCTATTTACGGTGGTGGAGATGGCGCGGCATGGGAACAACAAAAGAAAGCAATTAGAGCTGGAGTTGATATATTAGTGGCCACCCCTGGTCGATTAATTGCACTACTAAATTCAAATGAGACACAATTGGATAATGTGCAACATTTAATTTTAGATGAAGCCGACAGAATGCTAGACATGGGATTCCATGATGATATCATGCGGATAGTCAAGCAATTGCCAGAAAAACGACAAACACTTTTGTTTTCCGCGACAATGCCACCAAAAATCAAAAAGTTAGCGGGGGCTATTTTGAATAATCCGGAGGAAATTAGCTTGTCCATTTCAAAACCGGCTGCGGGAATATCTCAAAAGGCATTTTTAACTTTTGATGATCAGAAAACTCCATTGTTAAAGTTCATTTTAGGTTCAGGAATATATGAGACAGCTATTGTTTTCGCAGGTAAGAAAGATAAAGTGAAGTCCTTAGAACGAGAGTTGAAAAATATAGGCATGTCAGTCAAGGCATTCTCTAGTGATTTGGACCAATCTGAGAGAGAAGTCATTATGCGTGATTTTCGTTCTAAAAAGGTTCAAGTATTAATTGGTACCGATATCATTTCTAGGGGTATTGATGTAGAGAATATTAGTCTGGTAGTCAACTATGATGTTCCTGGAGATCCTGAAGATTATGTGCACAGAATTGGGAGAACAGCGAGGGCCGCAACAAAAGGTGAAGCCATGACCTTTGTCAATAATGCAGATATGGAGAAATTCAATCGGATTGAAGCATTAATTGAAAAGTCAATTATGAAAACCAATAGCTTGCCAAATCAAATAGGGCAGGGACCTGAATATCAAGAGAATGCCAAAAGACACAAGCCTGGAGGGTTTAAAAAGAAAAAGTCTTTCAAAAAAAGAAGTAAGTAA